From Bacillota bacterium:
GCTGATCGTCCTTGGCACCCTTTTCGCCATACCCCTCGCCTGGATGATCGGTACGTCTCTCAAGTCCGACCAGCAGATTTTCACCTGGCCTCCCGTTTGGATCCCCAGTCCTGTGGTGTGGGCCAATTACCCCCGAGCGATCTCGTACATCCCCTTCTGGCTGTACCTCAAGAACACTCTATACATCGTGCTATTGATGGTGACCGGGACGCTCCTGTCGTGCTCGCTGGCTGCCTACGGTTTCTCCCGCATCCGATGGCCCGGCCGGGACGTCGTCTTCGTCGTGTTGCTGGCGACGCTGATGATTCCGGGGCCCGTCACGCTCATCCCCACGTTTATCCTCTTCAAGACGCTCGGCTGGTATGGCACCTTCAAGCCCCTGGTGATCCCGCCGTTTTTCGGGAGCGCGTTCGGCGTCTTCCTGCTGCGGCAGTTCTTCATGACCATTCCGCAAGAGCTCTCAGACGCGGCGCGCATTGACGGCTGCTCCGAGTGGGGGATCTTCTGGCGGGTGATCACCCCGCTCTCGAAGCCGGCTCTGGCCACGCTAGGGCTGTTTGCCTTCATGGGGGCCTGGAGGGACTTCCTGGGACCCCTCATTTACCTCCAGGACGAACGCCAGTACACCCTTGCGCTGGGTCTGCGCCACTTCCTCACCCAGCATGGGGCCGAGTGGGCCATGCTCATGGCGGCCTCCCTCCTGGTGAGCCTGCCCATGATCG
This genomic window contains:
- a CDS encoding carbohydrate ABC transporter permease gives rise to the protein MHLSPERVERGKLQSWGVPGLVVGRWRSRDRQALLARGLGHVTLIVLGTLFAIPLAWMIGTSLKSDQQIFTWPPVWIPSPVVWANYPRAISYIPFWLYLKNTLYIVLLMVTGTLLSCSLAAYGFSRIRWPGRDVVFVVLLATLMIPGPVTLIPTFILFKTLGWYGTFKPLVIPPFFGSAFGVFLLRQFFMTIPQELSDAARIDGCSEWGIFWRVITPLSKPALATLGLFAFMGAWRDFLGPLIYLQDERQYTLALGLRHFLTQHGAEWAMLMAASLLVSLPMIVLFFLTQRTFIQGITLTGIKG